One window of Cydia pomonella isolate Wapato2018A chromosome 7, ilCydPomo1, whole genome shotgun sequence genomic DNA carries:
- the LOC133519635 gene encoding uncharacterized protein LOC133519635 isoform X2 — MSASPDFDPAARQDYRPATSSENVYEHVMEHKLADNMSVPSIRTPVLRALPLSPPDGDPEPDSTHPESIIQSARSNIDKEVEYHITDKRRDTEMSVDALAGLVRIEEGLDNVGRITYPIIQEGDDSGDGNYENTSATLIQAPLNTAIVQNVTKLPQNFTINVDATVSNITAIQNVSQDVGNQTLWLPTILTSAAPTDSKSEEDRSQSGLSQIIITSESYVNDTNQLGRRTNIVTETSYASRPKSSKVQILSNISIPKNTSYSSQYITQGKDLASPVYGTQNHVYKLSTNVMSQKHLNNSVLCSKPPKSQSLIGCSTLSPAVISSPIKNVSYSHTFTKSSNLKSLGKVNNGANLNAVVAASSGNTQCHILSRVVSGPNKMSVHSGRKSVNTLKQAKNSGQLSGQKNQSRAIKIIQQAGTAHKSESKAWPIASVATYKNQQPIYGVVDSNTSKIIQKVGSPTHKSHHQIQKLPSKGERLVLQSPCGPVLISTAPISTSMPRGPHYVQSGATPNLRYVQTYTPTDNQLSTVSQVSANQQLTAQILQSLAQPKLMLHPSANSPLIPPPQPVEEPMEQKPINQRRIVFGDKSTRLTADDIIGSEERPNLSEELQRYTFHDLAIVMLDHTYALPVQKQPAPAPPPAPAPVYAPPLPLPLPPAVVSPPPAPTPPSPLKRHSPVIMSTAPYEPPAPLVVPIPAAPALPLSTLSYKPPPIQDDDTASVISSIDGDRRPAAGGSDTETAPEGEEEGKTRCICEFTHDDGYMICCDRCGEWQHVDCMGIDRNNIPDAYMCELCQPRAVDRRHARAIQLRKREELSALGASDTDSSESTRVPGARRKRLLTVTTYTDTSGSCVTTYNSASPAVPTLPPLPPMPQPTLTLPKRGPKRPKKAEVVRKGTKRKLAEKRVKRKKELMMNRSKYATTVSSQSHWGESFEQAMTNHYSPELRAKIMKYSSKLGNTPNMSSAITAHLCTTVPHAGGKILIATKDLKENTPVIELRGKYMLSNQHRPQLQNSARAGSQKPGPFVFFYRLPKDNTQICIDTRTYGNEARFVRRSCKPNAELQHCIIKGALHVYLYTIGTIPSNTEITVGHDTNGSKQPCACGNPKHCKINGFNSSLVTRKSIDYPPREKRCRNRCSSSSSPASPPLAPVLASPAKEYPCPVTPIKLEKKSPIKYEYSPMSPVKSAIMALNFDQPVKTEAPEDTKPEMDLTAKEEMKPEIDEPDYVKMETEEEKPAEPVMPEPDPQPQPQPEPEPEPIKAEPEPIKEEVIPKKEETKAEPESDEEKPVKQEVLKEEIKDEIKEEPKEVKQEPSPKKESPKVEERERRTRRDGLDDERPATREYTAKSACHDRSSRSSRNTCTNQDSLDDKTDDSQDKLPTNKEKDKKKMTREERKMEAIMKAFERMEKAEQRKQEVKERQKRRESDPHPNAVDKDEDDDFQCSSKKRKKRKGRARTTSQSNRRRLNSADSDLVTSGDEPRSPRPPRPPRPPRRDSAPHNNEADRNNDAISEDLGLSSACLLVEAAVGSVESAFKLPKTKKTMATEWIGRSPERTPSPYRSPYRPPLMSATSLESLVRVASTMIGDLSGAPDFHEEDAASPPRTPSRDRSRPPKKARRITRSTPPTEVVETTPTVIPQHSAKKRWLRQAISEESDSPNADAFVAESPPNEIVTPLKKRRLARESLSCEPNNIVPCHDETSPNLTSEDSPVKDDGGLIRQYNVRGIMEGVYGRDRTRSDSGQGSDDQCHPDHDVLNVNVATADTEHIRRIIGVPTPEDELLPPAKPDFATNNNNVEPDDPNYDKVVPMDIDTTVTPQPKLESSEPTNCDIKGMDLLNDKQNSSRSADTSGNSSPQRDEMDDIQKKIHSFHTENILILKSRNKKPPKEKRKKVNLNFDLNMVDDQISIQLRTEKESSKSPEINGDIHDDISNSALPAPENIPLPDDPGPIPPLEAIPLPEEPMRPIKKQFTGNMRNSKLVINGVMHDSYTIGDSMALPAPENIPLPEDQGLLSVIPPLETIPLPEEPRRPLKARVKQMIEKEEKEALSNDTDSKSSEVNGEVHSEVESIPLPDDIPSLEAIPLPEEPMEPVRVPASPASKPEEKHLPGKDKPSVLESPLPFSSRFSSTGLFSGIFSNFSQPYDVPASADPVPSIIKSAIDRTTSLDNSIFDKDSITGVDELKSVQEILTRVSNMDSNNSVLLSGVLQTSLAEAGAAHRPPGGARPHGARAADPRLHPPPQDKPKPVRRKLSITEYRKRHRGPLSEEPHPSESEAHGPEWSSESSGASGAGSLSPQRLDAAAAAAADDLEQRLHRELANAHLPKGVFDAQPTASERQRENLSSRLRREFGLALPEDERHEPPAGGGAALRQIERKAYFCKSHGAGRRCTADLS, encoded by the exons ATGTCAGCTTCTCCAGACTTTGATCCTGCTGCCCGGCAA GATTACCGGCCGGCCACCTCCAGTGAAAATGTGTATGAACATGTTATGGAACATAAATTAGCAGATAATATGAGTGTACCAAGCATTAGAACTCCAGTTTTAAGGGCTCTGCCCCTTTCCCCCCCCGATGGTGACCCTGAACCTGATTCTACTCACCCTGAAAGTATTATTCAGTCCGCACGCAGTAATATTGATAAAGAAGTAGAATACCACATTACTGACAAGAGACGGGACACAGAGATGTCTGTGGATGCACTAGCTGGACTTGTAAGGATTGAGGAAGGTCTAGATAATGTTGGACGCATTACTTACCCTATTATTCAAGAAGGAGATGACTCTGGTGATGGCAACTATGAAAACACAAGTGCCACTCTCATCCAGGCTCCACTGAACACTGCAATTGTTCAGAATGTCACAAAGCTGCCACAGAATTTCACTATAAATGTAGATGCCACTGTTAGCAACATTACAGCTATTCAAAATGTATCACAAGATGTGGGCAATCAGACCCTATGGCTGCCCACTATTCTCACAAGTGCTGCCCCTACCGACAGCAAAAGTGAAGAGGACAGATCCCAATCTGGTCTATCACAGATTATTATAACCAGTGAAAGCTATGTCAATGATACAAATCAATTGGGAAGGCGGACAAATATAGTCACGGAGACTAGCTATGCGAGCCGACCCAAATCATCAAAAGTGCAAATTTTGAGCAACATATCTATCCCAAAGAACACGAGTTATTCATCACAGTATATAACCCAGGGCAAAGATCTCGCCTCACCAGTATATGGCACACAGAATCATGTGTACAAGTTGAGCACTAATGTGATGTCACAAAAGCATTTAAACAATTCAGTACTATGCTCGAAGCCTCCAAAGAGTCAGTCTCTAATCGGCTGCTCTACATTGTCACCTGCAGTAATCAGCAGCCCTATCAAGAATGTCTCTTATAGTCACACTTTTACAAAAAGCTCGAATTTAAAATCTCTGGGCAAAGTGAACAATGGTGCTAACTTAAACGCCGTGGTTGCGGCGTCCTCGGGCAACACACAGTGCCATATACTATCGCGGGTTGTCTCGGGCCCTAATAAGATGTCTGTTCACTCAGGCAGAAAATCTGTAAATACTTTAAAACAGGCAAAAAATTCTGGACAGCTCTCGGGACAGAAGAATCAATCAAGAGCTATCAAGATAATACAGCAGGCAGGCACCGCACATAAATCAGAGTCAAAGGCCTGGCCTATTGCTAGTGTGGCTACATATAAGAACCAGCAGCCAATATATGGTGTAGTGGACTCAAACACATCTAAGATTATACAAAAAGTGGGAAGTCCGACACATAAGAGTCATCATCAGATTCAAAAGTTGCCTTCTAAAGGGGAGAGGTTGGTTCTCCAATCTCCTTGTGGGCCCGTACTTATATCTACAGCACCTATAAGCACAAGTATGCCGCGCGGGCCTCACTATGTACAGTCTGGTGCGACTCCCAACTTAAGATACGTACAGACATACACTCCGACAGATAATCAGCTCTCTACTGTGTCTCAAGTGTCTGCAAACCAGCAGCTGACTGCACAGATATTGCAGTCGCTAGCGCAGCCTAAGCTGATGCTGCATCCCAGTGCAAATTCTCCACTGATACCACCTCCTCAACCTGTGGAGGAACCCATGGAGCAAAAACCGATTAATCAAAGGAGAATTGTGTT CGGTGACAAGTCGACACGTTTAACAGCAGACGATATAATCGGCAGCGAGGAGCGGCCGAATCTATCGGAAGAATTACAGCGGTATACCTTCCACGACCTGGCCATCGTGATGTTGGACCACACATACGCGCTGCCGGTCCAGAAGCAGCCCGCGCCCGCTCCGCCGCCCGCCCCCGCTCCCGTCTATGCGCCgccgctcccgctcccgctgCCGCCCGCGGTCGTGTCGCCTCCGCCGGCACCGACGCCTCCGAGCCCGTTGAAGAGGCACTCGCCGGTCATAATGTCAACCGCGCCTTACGAACCGCCGGCACCTCTGGTAGTACCCATTCCCGCCGCTCCAGCTCTGCCACTGAGCACTCTGAGTTACAAGCCTCCCCCGATACAAGATGACGATACCGCCTCCGTCATCTCATCGATCGACGGCGACCGTCGCCCCGCCGCCGGCGGCAGCGACACTGAAACCGCACCAGAAGGCGAGGAGGAAGGAAAAACTAGATGCATCTGCGAGTTTACACACGACGACGGATACATGATCTGTTGCGACCGCTGCGGCGAATGGCAGCACGTTGACTGCATGGGCATCGACCGTAACAACATCCCCGATGCTTACATGTGTGAACTGTGCCAACCTCGAGCTGTTGACCGAAGGCATGCGAGAGCGATTCAGCTACGCAAGCGAGAGGAACTTAGCGCACTCGGCGCTTCAGATACGGACTCTTCAGAAAGCACCAGGGTGCCCGGAGCGCGTCGCAAGCGACTCCTCACTGTCACCACTTACACTGACACTAGCGGGTCTTGTGTAACTACATATAATTCGGCCTCCCCGGCCGTACCTACCTTACCACCGCTACCTCCCATGCCGCAGCCGACCCTCACTTTACCAAAACGCGGCCCTAAGCGCCCTAAGAAGGCCGAAGTTGTCAGAAAAGGAACCAAGAGAAAACTCGCAGAAAAGAGGGTCAAACGTAAGAAGGAGCTGATGATGAACCGAAGCAAATACGCCACGACTGTATCCAGTCAATCCCATTGGGGAGAATCATTTGAGCAGGCGATGACTAACCATTACAGCCCCGAACTGAgggcaaaaataatgaaatatagcAGTAAACTAGGCAATACGCCGAACATGTCCTCCGCTATAACAGCGCATTTGTGTACTACTGTGCCGCATGCGGGAGGGAAAATCCTTATTGCGACAAAGGACTTGAAAGAAAACACACCAGTGATAGAACTCAGAGGGAAATATATGCTGTCGAACCAGCACAGGCCGCAGCTGCAGAATTCAGCGCGTGCGGGCAGCCAGAAACCAGGGCCTTTCGTCTTCTTCTACAGACTGCCCAAGGATAACACGCAGATCTGTATTGATACAAGAACGTATGGCAACGAAGCCAGGTTTGTTAGGAGATCTTGCAAACCCAACGCGGAACTCCAACATTGCATCATCAAAGGCGCGCTACACGTCTACTTATACACTATTGGGACGATCCCCTCGAACACAGAAATAACAGTCGGACACGACACTAACGGCAGCAAACAGCCATGCGCCTGCGGAAACCCTAAACACTGCAAGATCAACGGATTTAATTCCTCACTAGTTACGAGGAAAAGCATTGATTACCCTCCAAGAGAAAAGAGGTGCAGAAACAGGTGTTCCAGCTCATCTTCCCCTGCATCGCCACCGCTAGCACCTGTCCTAGCTTCCCCGGCTAAAGAATACCCTTGCCCAGTAACACCCATCAAGTTGGAAAAGAAATCGCCTATCAAATACGAATACTCACCAATGTCTCCCGTAAAAAGCGCCATCATGGCCCTCAACTTTGATCAGCCGGTGAAAACAGAGGCCCCAGAAGATACCAAACCAGAAATGGATTTAACGGCCAAAGAGGAGATGAAACCGGAAATAGACGAGCCGGATTATGTGAAAATGGAGACTGAGGAGGAGAAACCGGCAGAACCGGTTATGCCAGAACCTGATCCTCAACCTCAACCTCAACCTGAACCAGAACCAGAACCGATTAAGGCAGAACCAGAACCAATCAAAGAGGAAGTGATTCCTAAAAAGGAAGAAACTAAGGCAGAACCTGAATCTGATGAAGAAAAACCTGTAAAACAAGAAGTGCTGAAAGAGGAAATTAAAGACGAAATAAAAGAAGAGCCTAAAGAAGTTAAACAGGAGCCTAGTCCAAAGAAAGAGTCTCCTAAAGTGGAAGAAAGGGAGCGTAGGACTAGACGAGATGGGCTTGATGATGAAAGACCGGCTACACGGGAATATACAGCCAAGTCGGCGTGCCACGACCGATCATCCAGGTCTAGTAGGAACACTTGTACCAACCAGGACTCCTTGGATGATAAAACTGATGATTCGCAGGACAAACTGCCGACCAACAAAGAGAAGGATAAGAAGAAAATG actCGTGAGGAGCGTAAAATGGAAGCCATAATGAAGGCGTTCGAACGCATGGAGAAAGCGGAACAGCGCAAACAGGAGGTGAAAGAACGGCAAAAGCGGAGGGAATCCGATCCCCACCCAAATGCGGTGGACAAAGATGAGGATGATGACTTCCAGTGCAGCTCGAAAAAGAGGAAGAA ACGCAAAGGCCGCGCCCGCACCACGTCGCAGTCCAACCGGCGGCGCCTGAACTCGGCCGACAGCGACCTGGTGACGTCGGGCGACGAGCCGCGCTCGCCGCGCCCGCCCCGCCCACCCCGCCCACCCCGCAGGGACAGCGCGCCGCACAACAACGAGGCCGACAGGAACAACGATGCCATCAGCGAA GATCTTGGCCTAAGCTCAGCATGTTTACTAGTAGAAGCCGCCGTCGGTTCAGTGGAATCCGCCTTTAAACTGCCTAAAACTAAGAAAACGATGGCAACGGAATGGATCGGTCGGTCGCCCGAGCGGACGCCGTCGCCCTACAGATCTCCGTACAGACCGCCTTTGATGTCCGCCACATCTTTAGAGAGCCTCGTGAGAGTTGCCTCGACGATGATTGGCGATTTAAGTGGGGCCCCAGATTTCCACGAGGAAGATGCGGCATCCCCACCCAGAACCCCCAGCCGGGATCGAAGCAGACCCCCAAAGAAGGCTAGGAGGATTACTCGGAGTACCCCTCCGACTGAAGTCGTGGAAACGACGCCTACTGTGATACCCCAGCATAGTGCTAAGAAACGGTGGCTCAGACAGGCCATCAGTGAAGAAAGCGATTCTCCTAATGCGG atgcGTTTGTTGCAGAATCCCCGCCCAACGAAATAGTGACGCCATTGAAGAAGCGACGGTTAGCGAGAGAATCGCTATCCTGCGAACCTAATAATATTGTGCCT TGTCACGACGAAACGTCACCCAACTTAACGTCCGAGGATTCTCCGGTGAAGGACGACGGCGGTCTGATCCGGCAGTACAACGTGCGCGGCATCATGGAGGGCGTGTACGGCCGCGACCGCACGCGCTCCGACAGCGGCCAGGGCTCCGACGACCAGTGCCACCCCGACCACGACGTGCTCAACGTCAACGTGGCCACCGCCGACACCGAGCACATCCGCCGCATCATCGGCGTGCCCACCCCCGAGGACGAGCTGCTCCCGCCGGCCAAGCCCGACTTCGCAACCAACAACAACAACGTCGAGCCCGACGACCCGAACTACGACAAGGTCGTCCCGATGGACATCGACACCACTGTCACCCCTCAACCGAAATTAGAAAGCAGTGAACCCACAAACTGTGATATAAAAGGAATGGACCTGCTCAATGATAAACAGAACAGTTCCCGATCCGCAGATACTAGCGGGAACTCGTCTCCGCAGCGCGACGAGATGGACGACATACAGAAGAAGATACACTCCTTCCACACCGAAAACATTCTCATCCTCAAGAGCAGGAACAAGAAACCTCCGAAAGAAAAGCGGAAGAAGGTCAATCTGAACTTTGATCTCAACATGGTGGACGACCAAATCAGTATTCAATTGCGCACAGAGAAAGAAAGTTCGAAGTCGCCAGAGATTAATGGTGACATTCACGACGATATCAGCAATTCGGCGTTACCGGCCCCCGAAAACATACCTTTGCCGGACGATCCGGGCCCGATTCCTCCTCTAGAAGCGATACCGCTACCGGAGGAGCCGATGCGGCCTATAAAGAAGCAATTTACGGGGAACATGAGGAACTCCAAACTGGTGATTAATGGAGTCATGCACGACTCGTACACGATCGGGGACTCGATGGCTCTGCCGGCGCCGGAGAACATCCCCCTGCCGGAAGACCAGGGCCTGCTATCTGTGATACCGCCGCTGGAGACGATTCCTCTGCCCGAGGAGCCGCGGCGGCCGCTCAAGGCCCGGGTCAAGCAGATGATCGAAAAAGAGGAGAAGGAGGCGTTATCCAACGATACAGACTCAAAGTCGTCCGAAGTCAACGGCGAGGTGCACTCCGAAGTGGAGTCCATTCCTCTGCCGGACGACATCCCTTCACTAGAGGCTATCCCTCTGCCGGAGGAACCGATGGAACCGGTGCGGGTGCCCGCGTCGCCCGCGAGCAAACCTGAAGAAAAACACTTACCGGGGAAAGATAAACCCTCAGTTCTGGAGAGCCCGCTCCCCTTCTCGTCGAGGTTCAGCTCGACCGGACTGTTTTCGGGGATCTTCAGCAACTTCTCGCAACCCTACGACGTGCCGGCGTCCGCGGACCCGGTGCCGTCCATAATAAAAAGTGCAATAGATAGGACTACAAGTTTAGACAATAGTATATTCGACAAAGATAGTATTACGGGTGTGGACGAACTGAAGAGTGTGCAGGAGATACTGACTCGCGTGAGCAATATGGACTCGAATAACAGTGTGCTGCTGTCGGGCGTGCTGCAGACGTCGCTGGCGGAGGCGGGCGCGGCGCACAGGCCCCCGGGCGGCGCCAGGCCCcacggcgcgcgcgccgccgacccGCGCCTGCACCCGCCGCCGCAGGACAAGCCCAAACCCGTCAGGAGGAAG CTCTCTATCACCGAATACCGCAAGCGGCACCGAGGGCCCCTGAGCGAGGAGCCGCACCCGTCGGAGAGCGAGGCGCACGGGCCGGAGTGGTCGTCCGAGTCGTCGGGCGCGTCCGGCGCCGGCTCGCTGTCGCCGCAGCGGCtcgacgccgccgccgccgccgccgccgacgacCTGGAGCAGAGGCTGCATCGGGAGCTCGCTAATGCGCATTTGCCTAAAG GAGTGTTCGACGCACAGCCTACGGCGTCAGAGCGGCAGCGGGAGAACCTCAGCTCGCGGCTGCGGCGCGAGTTCGGCCTCGCCCTGCCCGAGGACGAGCGGCACGAGCCCCCCGCAG GCGGTGGCGCGGCGCTGCGACAGATAGAGCGTAaggcatatttttgtaaatctcACGGCGCGGGGCGCCGCTGTACAGCTGATCTAAGTTAA